AAGGGAAGGTAGATGTAGATGAGACCGTGATGAGTGAAGCGGAAATTCATTCCTGGGCAACCTGGCTCGAGATTCTCCTGGCGGGGGTGACCTGTATGGCGCTGCTCTTCATCACAGCGCCATATGGCCGTCATCAGCGCTCGGGTTGGGGACCCACGGTTCCCAATCGCGCTGGCTGGATCTTCATGGAGATGCCCGCGGTGGTGCTCTTCACCTGGATTTTCATGCAGGGGGAGCATCGCACCGAGGCCGTGCCCCTTGCTTTCCTTGGCCTTTGGCAGCTCCACTACATCCACCGCGTGTTCATCTTCCCCTTTCGCTTGCGTACAGAAGGAAAGCGCATGGCCCTGTTCATCATGGGCTTGGCCATCGCATTCAACACCCTCAACGCCTATGTAAATGCGCGCTGGATTTCACATTTCGGTGCATATGGAAACGACTGGTTGCTGGACCCTCGTTTCATTGCGGGGGTATCGGTATTCATGCTCGGCTTTGGAATCAACCTGAAGGCCGACCAGATTCTGCTCGACCTGCGCAAACCTGGGGAGGCAGGTTACAAGGTGCCGCGAGGATGGCTTTACGAGTATGTGACTTGCCCC
This region of Myxococcales bacterium genomic DNA includes:
- a CDS encoding DUF1295 domain-containing protein; the protein is MSEAEIHSWATWLEILLAGVTCMALLFITAPYGRHQRSGWGPTVPNRAGWIFMEMPAVVLFTWIFMQGEHRTEAVPLAFLGLWQLHYIHRVFIFPFRLRTEGKRMALFIMGLAIAFNTLNAYVNARWISHFGAYGNDWLLDPRFIAGVSVFMLGFGINLKADQILLDLRKPGEAGYKVPRGWLYEYVTCPNYLGEILEWLGFALATWSLAGLAFALYTAANLGPRAFANHRWYRERFPDYPKHRKALFPFLF